The Candidatus Methanomethylicota archaeon nucleotide sequence TATAAACCTTTCCACTTTTGGAAGCATTATATTTATTTCAATGTAAGGTTTAATATTATATGTAGCGGTTTCGGTGTCTCTCCTTGAAGAAGATCATAGTTAAATTTGTTTCAGTTTTTGCTGAAAAGCTTGGTAGTGAGAGGATTGTGGAGCTAGATGATAATGCTACACTAAATGACTTAATTGAAATGATTTCACATGAACTGGAAGATGTTAAGACTAAAGGTTTAGTGTTCGTAAAC carries:
- a CDS encoding MoaD/ThiS family protein, producing the protein MKKIIVKFVSVFAEKLGSERIVELDDNATLNDLIEMISHELEDVKTKGLVFVNYRFPEEGRRLNDGDVVLIMPMYAGG